The following proteins come from a genomic window of Desulfuromonadaceae bacterium:
- a CDS encoding sugar transferase: MLKQQARLFRRLSMIVDLLLVVISFALAYVVTNNFFAPLAAPQRYLWGVPAVAITWLVLLRKGRLYDSLRSLTLSSIFMRLVKANLLGGLFVAAIIFFVDRDTYSRSLFILFILFLFLLLLATKFAIRLLLGYMRRQGYHVRNVLIVGTAETSRRLHELIAAHSDWGLRIQGFVQVTPLPLQKEILGYEVCGHVDQLVEICKEKTPDEVMFSLSKNPHAETEKYVVDLEEMGITTRVVLNHYKTTNTRREFSMFHNELPVLTVHTKCFDAPQLFLKRLIDVLGACVGLTIFALFFPIVALAIKLDSKGPIFFGQFRLGENAKRFKCWKLRTMGVDAEAQKKALMQQNEMQGAMFKMDDDPRVTRVGNFLRKTSLDEFPQFWNVLRGEMSLVGTRPPTPDEVVQYENWHRRRICIKPGITGLWQVSGRSAIKDFDEIVRLDLQYIDNWSLWLDIKLLLKTLLVVFARRGAC; the protein is encoded by the coding sequence ATGTTGAAACAACAAGCCCGGCTCTTTCGTCGCCTGAGTATGATCGTCGATCTCCTGCTGGTGGTGATCTCTTTTGCTCTGGCTTATGTGGTTACCAACAATTTTTTTGCGCCCCTCGCCGCGCCGCAGAGGTATCTGTGGGGTGTGCCTGCGGTTGCTATCACCTGGCTCGTGCTGCTACGCAAGGGGAGGCTGTATGATTCGCTGCGCAGTCTGACTCTATCCAGTATATTCATGCGTCTGGTGAAAGCGAATCTGCTTGGCGGTCTCTTTGTGGCTGCCATCATCTTTTTTGTCGATCGCGACACCTATAGCCGCAGCCTCTTTATCCTCTTTATCCTCTTTTTGTTCTTGCTCTTGTTGGCGACGAAGTTTGCCATTCGCCTCCTTCTCGGCTATATGCGCCGGCAAGGTTACCATGTCCGCAATGTTCTCATCGTCGGCACCGCGGAAACGTCCCGGCGGCTGCATGAATTGATCGCGGCGCATAGTGACTGGGGACTGAGGATTCAAGGTTTTGTGCAAGTTACTCCGCTGCCGTTGCAGAAGGAGATTTTGGGGTATGAGGTCTGTGGTCACGTCGATCAACTCGTCGAAATTTGTAAAGAAAAGACCCCCGATGAAGTCATGTTCAGTCTTTCGAAAAATCCTCATGCCGAGACGGAAAAATATGTCGTGGACCTGGAAGAGATGGGGATCACGACCCGGGTGGTACTGAATCATTATAAAACCACCAACACGCGACGTGAATTTTCGATGTTCCACAATGAGCTGCCGGTGCTCACCGTTCACACCAAGTGCTTCGATGCGCCGCAGCTCTTTCTCAAGCGGCTGATCGATGTGCTCGGCGCCTGCGTCGGCTTGACGATCTTTGCGCTCTTTTTCCCGATCGTCGCTTTGGCGATCAAACTCGATTCAAAGGGGCCAATCTTTTTTGGCCAGTTCCGCCTTGGTGAGAACGCAAAACGCTTCAAATGCTGGAAGCTGCGGACGATGGGGGTCGATGCCGAGGCACAGAAGAAAGCGTTGATGCAGCAAAACGAGATGCAGGGTGCAATGTTCAAGATGGATGACGATCCGCGTGTGACGCGGGTCGGCAATTTTCTGCGCAAAACGAGTCTGGATGAGTTTCCGCAATTCTGGAATGTGCTGCGTGGCGAGATGAGTCTGGTCGGGACGCGCCCGCCGACGCCCGACGAAGTGGTTCAATACGAAAACTGGCATCGCCGCCGGATCTGTATCAAGCCGGGGATTACTGGTTTATGGCAGGTGAGCGGGCGGAGTGCGATCAAGGATTTTGACGAGATTGTGCGGCTGGACCTGCAATATATCGATAATTGGTCCCTATGGCTCGATATCAAGCTGCTGCTGAAGACGCTGTTGGTCGTCTTTGCCCGTCGCGGCGCCTGTTGA
- a CDS encoding DUF4160 domain-containing protein — MPEICRFLDIVISMYSDEHNPPHFHVKYNEHKAVIAIHTLNLLDGYFL, encoded by the coding sequence ATGCCTGAAATATGTCGTTTTCTTGATATTGTCATCAGCATGTATTCTGATGAACACAATCCGCCACATTTTCACGTCAAGTATAATGAACATAAAGCTGTCATAGCGATACATACCCTCAACCTTCTGGATGGTTATTTCTTATAG
- a CDS encoding DUF86 domain-containing protein, whose protein sequence is MKGIRNILIHEYFGVDIEVVWVTVQKDLGPLKQQLEKIEI, encoded by the coding sequence ATGAAGGGCATCCGAAACATTTTGATCCACGAATATTTTGGTGTCGATATCGAGGTTGTGTGGGTGACGGTGCAAAAAGATCTTGGTCCATTGAAGCAACAGCTCGAAAAAATAGAGATCTAA
- a CDS encoding sugar transferase, protein MFRPDPYSSLFALFFPLLALAIRLDSKGAIFFSQDRVGENGRVFTCWKLRTMVLDAAAQQDALQCHNQMQGAMFKIKDDPRLTRVGKYLRQFSLDEFPQFWNDLKGEMSLVGTRPPTPDEVALYENWHRRRICIKPGITGLWQLSGRSDINDFDQIVRLDLQYIDNWSLWLDIKLLLKTVWVVLARRGAC, encoded by the coding sequence ATGTTTAGACCCGACCCCTATAGTTCGCTTTTTGCCCTCTTTTTTCCGCTGCTTGCCCTCGCTATCCGCCTCGATTCCAAAGGAGCGATCTTTTTCAGCCAGGACCGCGTCGGCGAAAACGGCCGGGTCTTCACCTGTTGGAAGCTGCGAACGATGGTGCTGGACGCCGCAGCCCAGCAGGATGCTTTGCAGTGCCACAATCAGATGCAGGGGGCGATGTTCAAGATCAAGGACGACCCCCGGTTAACGCGGGTCGGAAAGTACCTGCGCCAGTTCAGTCTCGACGAGTTTCCCCAATTCTGGAATGACCTCAAAGGTGAGATGAGCTTGGTCGGAACGCGGCCGCCAACCCCCGATGAAGTGGCTCTCTACGAGAACTGGCATCGCCGCCGCATCTGCATCAAACCGGGAATTACCGGCCTCTGGCAGCTGAGCGGCCGGAGTGATATCAACGATTTCGACCAGATCGTGCGTCTCGACCTGCAATATATCGATAACTGGTCGTTGTGGCTCGACATCAAACTGCTGTTGAAGACGGTGTGGGTGGTGCTGGCGCGGCGGGGGGCCTGTTGA
- a CDS encoding type II toxin-antitoxin system PemK/MazF family toxin gives MKRGEIWWADLPDPVASEPGYRRPLIVIQIDEFNRSRINTVVVVVLTTNLLLAKAPGNVLLTAAQTGLPKDSVANVSQVLTVDKFFLTEKAGKVRKQELQRVESGLRLVMGL, from the coding sequence ATGAAACGTGGCGAAATATGGTGGGCGGATCTGCCAGATCCTGTAGCTTCAGAACCTGGATATCGTCGGCCCCTCATTGTTATCCAAATAGACGAGTTTAACCGGAGTCGGATTAATACGGTGGTCGTTGTCGTTCTAACCACAAATCTTCTCCTGGCTAAGGCCCCGGGAAATGTTCTTTTAACAGCAGCGCAAACCGGTTTGCCCAAGGATTCAGTGGCCAACGTATCCCAAGTCCTGACAGTCGATAAGTTCTTTTTGACCGAAAAAGCCGGCAAAGTGCGAAAACAGGAATTGCAGAGGGTTGAATCCGGCTTACGTTTGGTTATGGGGCTTTGA
- a CDS encoding ATP-binding protein codes for MIPRQLHLDQLTDRLANFPIVAMLGPRQVGKTTLARQLAATWHGPVKHFDLEDPEDQARLTDPAFVLRPLSGLVVLDEIQSRPDLFPLLRVLADRPDTPARFLILGSAAPELMRHAAESLAGRVVFHEVEGLALDEIASVQSGADWLDDRWLRGGFPRSLLAKNLAGSREWREAFIRTYLERDLPQLGISLPAMTLRRFWTMLAHYHGQTWNGSELGRALGVSDKTVSRYLDILEGTFMAFRLLPWHTNLGKREVKAPKVYVTDSGILHGLLGVNGLDDLLAHPKCGASWEGFIIREIIRRTAARHGEAFFWGVHTGAELDLLIQKNGRRLGFEIKLTRSPKVTASMRSARETLILDQLYILCHGSGEPWPLAEGIMAVPAMCLTSPHWVP; via the coding sequence ATGATTCCACGCCAACTTCATCTTGATCAACTCACTGACCGATTAGCCAATTTCCCCATTGTCGCCATGCTTGGCCCGCGACAGGTCGGCAAGACCACCTTGGCACGGCAACTGGCGGCAACATGGCACGGCCCGGTCAAGCATTTTGACCTGGAAGATCCGGAAGACCAGGCTCGTCTGACAGATCCAGCCTTTGTGCTGCGTCCGCTCTCTGGTCTGGTGGTGTTGGATGAGATCCAGAGTCGACCTGACCTCTTCCCGCTCCTGCGGGTATTGGCGGATCGACCTGATACCCCGGCCCGCTTTCTCATTTTGGGCAGCGCCGCCCCTGAGTTGATGCGCCATGCTGCGGAAAGTTTGGCGGGGAGGGTGGTCTTTCACGAAGTCGAAGGTTTGGCTCTGGATGAAATTGCTTCGGTTCAGTCCGGCGCGGATTGGCTGGACGACCGTTGGTTACGAGGTGGTTTTCCGCGGTCGTTGCTGGCAAAGAACCTGGCCGGGAGTCGGGAGTGGCGTGAGGCTTTTATACGCACCTACCTGGAACGCGACTTGCCACAATTGGGCATCAGTCTTCCGGCCATGACATTGCGGCGCTTCTGGACCATGCTTGCGCATTATCACGGACAGACTTGGAATGGCAGCGAACTTGGGCGGGCGCTAGGGGTAAGTGACAAAACGGTATCACGCTATCTGGATATCCTTGAGGGGACCTTCATGGCCTTTCGACTGCTGCCCTGGCATACCAATCTGGGTAAGCGTGAGGTAAAAGCGCCAAAAGTGTATGTGACTGACTCGGGTATCCTCCATGGTTTGCTCGGCGTGAATGGTCTGGATGACCTCCTGGCTCACCCCAAGTGTGGAGCGTCATGGGAAGGCTTTATCATTCGCGAAATTATCCGGAGAACTGCTGCTCGGCATGGCGAAGCGTTTTTTTGGGGAGTGCATACCGGCGCCGAACTGGATTTGCTGATTCAAAAAAATGGACGTCGTCTCGGGTTTGAAATCAAACTGACGCGTTCGCCCAAAGTGACAGCTTCAATGCGTTCGGCCCGCGAAACTCTGATTTTGGACCAATTGTATATCTTATGTCATGGCAGCGGAGAACCCTGGCCCTTGGCGGAAGGCATTATGGCCGTGCCGGCCATGTGTTTGACTTCCCCGCATTGGGTGCCGTAA
- a CDS encoding polysaccharide deacetylase family protein produces MSILLLSLVVILAAIFSFRYAWWRPAVSSRVPRILMYHMIAPHRRGARFNGLRVPLEQFERQLAWLARNNWTSLTVSELLAAGDAPPQKSVVLTFDDGFADNLEHALPLLKKFNVKATLYLVVDRHDRDWSTAKKAHHNSGELKNEAKLADDQVRQMLASGLVELGSHTLTHPNFLKLTEEEKLFELSESKNRLEKLFGVAVQSFAYPFGIYAPEDARLVERCGYSSAVTTTPGLNLPGAVDNFQLKRVKISGKDNLLAFIMRMRGGRRGWKK; encoded by the coding sequence ATGAGTATTCTTCTTTTATCTCTTGTCGTGATTCTCGCGGCTATTTTTTCATTCAGGTATGCCTGGTGGCGACCGGCGGTCTCAAGCCGGGTACCAAGAATCCTGATGTATCACATGATCGCCCCCCATCGCCGAGGGGCACGCTTCAACGGACTGCGCGTCCCGCTTGAGCAGTTTGAGCGACAACTGGCGTGGCTGGCGCGCAACAACTGGACCAGCCTGACGGTGTCGGAGCTTCTCGCGGCTGGGGATGCGCCGCCGCAGAAGAGCGTGGTGCTGACGTTTGATGACGGTTTTGCCGATAACCTTGAACATGCCTTGCCGCTACTGAAAAAATTCAACGTCAAAGCCACCCTTTATCTGGTTGTTGACCGCCATGACCGGGACTGGTCGACGGCCAAAAAAGCCCATCACAACAGCGGTGAGTTGAAAAACGAGGCCAAGCTCGCTGACGATCAGGTGCGGCAGATGCTTGCCAGCGGGCTGGTGGAGTTGGGGTCGCACACGCTGACCCACCCCAATTTCCTTAAATTGACTGAGGAAGAAAAGTTGTTTGAACTCAGCGAGTCGAAAAACCGGCTGGAGAAATTATTCGGCGTTGCGGTGCAGAGTTTTGCCTATCCGTTCGGAATCTATGCGCCGGAAGATGCCAGGCTGGTTGAACGCTGTGGTTACAGCAGCGCGGTCACCACCACCCCTGGTCTGAACCTGCCCGGCGCAGTCGACAATTTTCAGTTGAAACGGGTTAAAATCAGTGGTAAGGACAATCTTTTGGCATTTATCATGCGGATGCGCGGAGGGCGGCGTGGCTGGAAGAAATGA
- a CDS encoding mitochondrial fission ELM1 family protein, with protein MAGRNETLKIWLLSDGAPGHLSQSRGLAEAIGRFHPVEVREITLQVRQRLLKSLLRYLLPCSTVLARLLLHRVYTIELPDEHPDLIISSGGNTLGANALLAQLYGVPNLYSGTLKKYPAQCYTRIYTVTPQGCANNVVLPLPPVPLWLTEKMPVVEADAPWLMLIGGDGAGYRFTEADWEQLAEGINQSGENNGIRWLLTTSRRTGIEAEQLLHNRIAPALLDEAVYYGQTPRPVVREFLGRCQGVMVTEDSLTMIAEAIYSGRPVITLTPQQSDPDRNDALALEGYVASGLICRLPLAVLNKFTYAQRTQAEIPDVARLIWESLHDVLPSPGAADEKP; from the coding sequence GTGGCTGGAAGAAATGAAACCCTGAAGATCTGGTTGCTGAGCGACGGTGCTCCCGGCCACCTCAGTCAGAGCCGGGGACTGGCCGAAGCAATCGGACGGTTCCACCCGGTCGAGGTCAGGGAGATCACCTTGCAGGTGCGGCAGCGACTATTGAAGAGTCTGCTCCGTTACCTGCTTCCTTGCAGCACCGTTCTGGCCAGGCTGCTGTTGCACCGGGTCTACACGATCGAACTCCCCGACGAGCATCCCGATCTGATCATTTCTTCCGGGGGAAATACCCTCGGTGCCAATGCGCTGCTCGCTCAACTCTATGGCGTTCCGAATCTTTACAGCGGGACATTAAAAAAATATCCCGCACAGTGTTATACCCGTATCTATACCGTTACCCCGCAGGGCTGTGCCAATAATGTTGTGCTGCCGTTACCACCGGTGCCGCTGTGGCTGACAGAAAAAATGCCGGTCGTTGAAGCGGATGCCCCCTGGCTGATGCTGATCGGCGGGGACGGGGCGGGCTACCGCTTTACAGAGGCTGACTGGGAGCAGCTGGCTGAGGGGATCAACCAAAGCGGTGAGAACAACGGTATCCGCTGGTTGTTGACGACCTCGCGTCGCACCGGGATTGAGGCCGAACAGTTGCTGCACAACAGGATTGCGCCCGCGCTGCTCGATGAAGCCGTCTATTACGGGCAGACGCCGCGCCCGGTCGTGCGCGAATTTCTTGGCCGCTGCCAGGGGGTCATGGTGACGGAAGACAGTCTGACCATGATCGCCGAGGCGATCTATTCCGGGCGTCCGGTCATCACCCTCACCCCGCAGCAATCGGACCCCGACCGCAACGATGCGTTAGCGCTTGAGGGTTATGTCGCCTCGGGGCTGATCTGCCGACTCCCCCTGGCCGTGTTAAACAAATTCACTTATGCGCAGCGGACGCAGGCCGAAATCCCTGATGTTGCACGGCTGATTTGGGAAAGTTTGCACGATGTGTTGCCGTCACCAGGAGCCGCTGATGAGAAGCCTTGA
- a CDS encoding glycosyltransferase has protein sequence MRSLDLLFWGRYGNYGPDYPRNRVVESALRALGHRVRRFVPRFSPLADVEYHLRNGAVPDLIWVPCFRHRDLHAAWRYAKRQGIPLVFDPLISAYDKQVNERQKFTANSRQGQRLLAWERKLFALADVVIADTDGHRDYFSSLLNVPVERIQVVPVGAEENLFQFYPLPEKHADEPLEVVFSGTFIELHGIELVIEAVALYSGPPVRWRLLGEGPLKADCEARVAALRKRNAQLDITFENWRPLQELPARLAQADILLGIFGTSEKALRVIPNKVYQALALGRPVVTAASAAYPAALRENEEQGIFWAEAGNPESIADAIFRISTKKMFLKVYGERSRAVYDLYFSNRSIQSALRKVLADFVTIK, from the coding sequence ATGAGAAGCCTTGATCTGCTGTTCTGGGGGCGCTACGGCAATTATGGCCCGGACTATCCTCGCAATCGGGTGGTTGAGTCAGCTTTGCGCGCGCTGGGGCACCGCGTCCGACGCTTTGTGCCGCGCTTCTCGCCCTTGGCCGATGTTGAGTATCACCTGCGCAACGGGGCGGTTCCCGATTTGATCTGGGTCCCCTGTTTCCGTCACCGCGACCTGCACGCGGCATGGCGCTACGCGAAACGGCAGGGAATCCCCCTGGTTTTTGATCCGCTGATCAGTGCTTACGATAAACAGGTCAACGAACGGCAAAAATTCACCGCGAATTCCCGCCAAGGACAACGATTGCTGGCGTGGGAACGCAAGCTGTTTGCATTGGCTGATGTTGTGATTGCTGATACCGATGGGCATCGTGACTATTTTTCTTCGCTGCTGAATGTTCCGGTTGAGCGGATCCAGGTTGTTCCGGTCGGTGCGGAAGAAAATCTTTTTCAGTTTTATCCCTTGCCTGAAAAACATGCAGATGAGCCGTTGGAGGTGGTATTCTCCGGAACCTTTATCGAACTGCATGGCATCGAACTGGTTATCGAGGCGGTGGCTTTATATTCCGGACCGCCGGTGCGCTGGCGGCTCCTTGGCGAAGGGCCGCTCAAGGCCGACTGTGAGGCGCGGGTCGCCGCGCTGCGCAAAAGAAACGCACAGCTTGATATCACCTTCGAGAACTGGCGACCGTTGCAGGAACTTCCGGCGCGTCTGGCTCAAGCGGATATCCTGCTCGGCATTTTTGGTACCAGCGAAAAAGCTTTGCGCGTGATCCCCAACAAGGTCTATCAGGCATTGGCGCTGGGACGGCCAGTCGTGACCGCAGCATCAGCCGCATATCCTGCGGCTTTACGAGAAAACGAGGAGCAGGGGATTTTCTGGGCAGAGGCGGGCAATCCAGAATCTATTGCCGACGCTATTTTTAGAATTAGCACCAAAAAAATGTTCCTGAAAGTTTATGGTGAAAGGTCACGTGCTGTCTATGACCTTTATTTTTCAAACAGGTCTATTCAGTCAGCGTTAAGAAAAGTTTTAGCCGATTTTGTGACTATCAAATGA
- a CDS encoding glycosyltransferase family 2 protein gives MIFNGHDHLIGVVIPTYNRENLIIDALNSVLTQTVQPELVVIVDDGSTDNTSDVVESWIRSTKSKNICKYVLKKWWSWHCAYPRNSSSRRFLFCGLSRF, from the coding sequence ATGATTTTCAATGGTCATGATCATTTAATCGGGGTCGTTATCCCGACTTACAACAGAGAAAATTTGATTATCGATGCTTTGAATTCAGTTTTGACTCAAACCGTTCAACCGGAATTGGTTGTTATTGTTGATGACGGGTCTACAGATAACACCAGCGACGTTGTTGAAAGCTGGATACGATCCACAAAATCGAAGAATATATGCAAATACGTTCTGAAAAAATGGTGGTCCTGGCACTGCGCATACCCGAGGAATTCTAGCAGTAGAAGATTTTTATTTTGTGGTCTTTCTCGATTCTGA
- a CDS encoding polysaccharide pyruvyl transferase family protein, whose amino-acid sequence MVKQAVIINDTSWENHHGCRRVMENLYLGLNNAGISVLSAYPVGRDWRKNIAFCEDICRSDLVIVNGEGTVHHDLPMAWSLVSAGAFAAKHSVPSVLLNATWYANSSELAVSARSFNRIYVRESRSQAELACNGVKSTVVPDLTFMSPCDGDATVQRSGLAVTDSVYADLSEQLYRFTLDNKQVEFLPLLAPYRIREWSVKAVRKAVSYKLYGLFGQLLEPFGGVRQHYISMRYVRCSVSDFIQAVSHCKLLVNARFHGLCFALQTKTPFLALSSNSHKVEALLEDVGVGLDRFVSEATISLEDCRERAETGFSLKEVDAIEKYNLEAKSKIANMFSEIASI is encoded by the coding sequence ATGGTGAAACAAGCTGTAATTATTAACGATACCAGTTGGGAGAACCACCACGGGTGCCGTCGTGTGATGGAAAATCTTTACTTGGGGCTAAACAATGCCGGGATCAGCGTCCTAAGTGCCTACCCGGTTGGTAGAGACTGGCGCAAAAATATAGCTTTTTGTGAAGATATTTGTCGGAGTGATTTAGTTATTGTGAACGGGGAGGGGACCGTCCATCATGATTTGCCAATGGCATGGAGTCTTGTGTCTGCGGGCGCTTTTGCGGCAAAACATAGTGTCCCGTCTGTTCTGTTGAATGCTACATGGTATGCCAATAGCTCAGAGTTAGCCGTCAGCGCACGTTCTTTCAACCGTATTTATGTGAGGGAGAGTCGTAGCCAGGCCGAATTAGCTTGCAACGGTGTTAAATCAACGGTTGTTCCCGATCTCACTTTTATGTCTCCTTGTGACGGTGACGCCACTGTTCAGCGTTCTGGATTGGCTGTAACCGATTCTGTTTATGCTGATTTGAGTGAACAGTTATACCGTTTCACCTTAGACAATAAACAGGTCGAGTTTCTCCCGCTGTTAGCTCCTTATCGGATTCGTGAGTGGAGTGTGAAAGCTGTAAGAAAGGCAGTTAGTTATAAACTTTACGGATTATTTGGCCAACTTCTGGAGCCGTTCGGGGGAGTCCGGCAGCATTACATCAGCATGAGATATGTCCGGTGTTCTGTTTCTGACTTCATTCAGGCGGTATCTCACTGCAAATTACTGGTAAATGCACGTTTTCATGGCCTTTGCTTTGCGCTGCAGACAAAAACCCCTTTTCTAGCCCTTTCTTCTAATTCGCATAAAGTAGAGGCGTTGCTTGAAGATGTCGGCGTAGGGCTGGATCGCTTTGTTTCAGAAGCGACAATCAGTCTTGAAGATTGCCGAGAGAGGGCTGAAACTGGTTTCAGTTTAAAAGAAGTCGATGCCATTGAGAAGTACAATCTGGAAGCAAAATCAAAGATCGCAAATATGTTTTCTGAGATTGCAAGTATTTGA
- a CDS encoding transposase: MDTKGYSRIPQSLYDAITFLAQALPKRSVPTFLELLFGAMLTQNGFVTEAWLMIKPRRHWTSYFKWLQKGCWSWVAPGLQTARLALQRTEDSRCYVAIDDTVVFRCSRKAPESHIHHQHGCKVNRPVYVRGQDWVTLTLVLPQGWRSLALPILSWLARKQPLALEIGKIRA; this comes from the coding sequence ATGGATACCAAGGGATATAGCCGTATCCCCCAATCCCTGTACGACGCTATCACATTTCTGGCGCAGGCGCTGCCAAAACGTTCGGTTCCAACCTTTCTGGAACTGCTGTTTGGTGCGATGCTCACCCAAAATGGTTTTGTCACTGAAGCCTGGTTAATGATCAAACCCCGGCGCCACTGGACCAGTTATTTTAAATGGCTACAGAAGGGCTGCTGGTCATGGGTTGCTCCTGGATTGCAAACGGCCCGGCTCGCTTTACAACGAACAGAAGATTCGCGCTGTTATGTCGCCATCGACGATACGGTCGTCTTTCGCTGTTCACGTAAAGCACCTGAGTCACACATCCACCATCAGCATGGATGTAAGGTCAATCGTCCCGTTTATGTCCGGGGACAGGACTGGGTCACCTTGACTCTGGTGTTACCGCAGGGATGGCGTTCCTTGGCGTTGCCGATACTTTCCTGGTTAGCCAGAAAGCAGCCATTGGCACTCGAAATCGGGAAAATTCGCGCCTGA